A window of the Brassica napus cultivar Da-Ae chromosome C5, Da-Ae, whole genome shotgun sequence genome harbors these coding sequences:
- the LOC106397401 gene encoding calmodulin-like protein 11, translated as MDETKQQLELTQEQIMEFKEAFCLFDKDGDGCITADELATVIRSLDQNPTEQELRDMINEIDSDGNGTIEFSEFLNLMGGKIQETDADEELKEAFKVFDKDQNGYISASKLRHVMINLGEKLTDEEVDQMIKEADLDGDGQVNYDEFVRMMMTSG; from the exons ATGGATGAGACAAAACAACAACTGGAACTGACGCAAGAACAGATAATGGAGTTTAAAGAGGCCTTTTGTCTGTTCGACAAAGATGGGGATGGTTGCATCACTGCTGATGAACTTGCTACTGTGATCCGCTCGTTGGATCAGAATCCAACCGAACAAGAGCTTCGAGACATGATCAATGAGATCGACTCCGATGGTAACGGCACCATCGAATTCTCTGAGTTCCTCAACCTCATGGGCGGCAAAATCCAG GAAACTGATGCAGATGAGGAGCTGAAAGAAGCATTCAAAGTGTTTGACAAAGACCAAAATGGTTACATCTCTGCTAGTAAG TTGAGGCACGTGATGATCAATCTTGGGGAGAAGCTCACAGATGAGGAGGTTGATCAAATGATTAAGGAGGCAGATTTGGATGGTGATGGTCAAGTCAATTATGATGAATttgtgaggatgatgatgaccAGCGGTTAA
- the LOC111211676 gene encoding putative nuclease HARBI1, whose translation MFINLQAFRICQLRSQNIQTLSYEERIELWNLENEQFEELIIQPTLSYYDRYFHRAPARTDGGLGWRNMWSRLQEDDAACLQLLRMSLPCFRTLCNMLQTNYGLKPTSNVSIEESVAIFLRICGHNEVQRDVGLRFGRNQETVKRKFKEVLKATELLACDYIRTPTRQELYRIPERLQVHPKYYPFFSGFVGAMDGTHVCVKVPPELQGMYWNRHDNASLNIMAICDLNMLFTYIWNGAPGSCHDTAVLTMAQESDPEFPLPPMEKYYVVDLGYPNRQGFLAPYKLSRNNIVRYHMSQFNYGLAPRNKEELFNRYHASLRSVIERTFGVWKKKWRILCDFPRYNINIQQRVVMATMGLHNFIKISNFSDADFAEVMAETGGFQYTSRD comes from the coding sequence atgtttattaatttgcAGGCATTTCGAATCTGTCAGTTGCGTTCACAAAACATCCAGACACTATCTTACGAAGAGAGAATTGAGTTGTGGAATTTAGAAAATGAGCAATTTGAGGAGTTAATAATTCAACCAACTTTGAGTTATTATGATCGATATTTTCATAGAGCACCTGCCCGGACAGACGGAGGTTTAGGGTGGAGAAATATGTGGTCTCGACTTCAAGAAGATGATGCTGCTTGTCTTCAACTCCTACGAATGTCACTACCATGTTTCCGAACACTATGTAACATGCTACAAACGAATTATGGTCTGAAACCAACTTCAAATGTAAGCATTGAAGAAAGTGTGGCTATATTTTTGCGTATATGCGGGCACAATGAAGTTCAGAGAGATGTTGGGTTGAGATTTGGACGAAATCAAGAGACTgtgaaaagaaaatttaaagaaGTTCTTAAAGCGACGGAATTACTTGCATGCGATTATATCAGAACTCCAACAAGACAAGAACTATACCGAATTCCTGAAAGACTTCAAGTACATCCAAAATATTATCCATTTTTTAGTGGATTTGTTGGAGCTATGGATGGGACTCATGTTTGTGTAAAAGTACCACCAGAATTACAAGGAATGTACTGGAATCGACACGATAATGCATCGTTGAATATTATGGCAATTTGTGATCTGAATATGCTATTCACATATATATGGAATGGAGCACCGGGATCTTGTCATGATACAGCCGTTCTCACAATGGCACAAGAAAGCGATCCTGAATTTCCTTTGCCTCCAATGGAAAAGTATTATGTCGTTGACTTGGGTTATCCAAATAGGCAAGGATTTTTGGCTCCATATAAGTTATCACGAAACAACATTGTCAGATATCATATGTCACAGTTCAACTATGGTCTTGCTCCACGGAATAAAGAAGAATTATTTAATCGATATCATGCGTCTCTACGTTCAGTTATCGAGAGAACTTTTGGAGTTTGGAAGAAAAAATGGAGGATTCTTTGTGATTTTCCAAGATATAATATCAACATACAGCAGAGAGTGGTCATGGCTACAATGGGAttgcataattttataaaaatttcaaacttttcaGATGCAGATTTTGCTGAAGTTATGGCAGAAACAGGAGGATTTCAATACACAAGCAGAGACTGA